CGAGTCGAACTCGACCCCGAACGCGCTTTCGGTCTTCGTCATCCGCGCGATGCGCCCATCCAGCATGTCGAGCACAACCGCCAATCCGATAAACGGAGCGGCCACCTCGAACTCGCCGCGAATCGCATAGAGGATGCACAGATACCCGCAGAACATGTTGCCGAGGGTGAACAGGCTCGGCAACAGGTAGACTCCGCGCCGGAGCCGCTGACGCCGCTGGGCGGGATCACGCCTGAATCGCGAGCGCGCTCGGAACCGGTAGGCTTCCTGTTCGTCGAACGAACTGTCGCCGTTTGGTTGGTCGTCTACCGGGTTCACCATGAGGCCACCACGGTTTCTCCACCCCGGATGCGGTCGCCCTTGCCAACACGCAGCCGAACATGGCGGGGCAGGAACAAGTCAATGCGCGAACCGAACTTCATCAGACCGTACCGATCCCCAGTCCGAACCTCGTCGCCGACACGGGTCCGACAGACCAGACGTCGCGCCAGCACGCCGACCACCTGCCGGCACACCACCATCTCTCCAGCGTGGTCAATCCAGATGTCGTTGCGCTCATTGGCCGACGCCGCCTCCCATCGGTAGGCAGCCAGAAACCGGCCAGGCTTGTACTCGATCTTCGCCACCCGCCCGCCGACAGGAATCCGGTTGATGTGCACGTCAATCGGCGAAAGGAACACGCTGACCTGGGTCCAGACGCCCGGTGGAGCGACGGTGGGATCGGCGTCGCCGGCTATCAGCACCCGCCCGTCAGCCGGCGCGATGACCAGGCCTTGCTCACCGGGCACCAGCCGATCGGGGTCCCGGAAGAAAAACACCATGAACGACGCCAGCGCGACCAGCACCACCGCCGGAACCCAGAATCCCGTGGCAGCCGAGACACTCCCAATCAATACGGGCGTCAGAATAAACGGCCAGCCCGCCCGGTCAATGCTCATGTCGTGTTCATTGTACTTCGCGGCGGCCCCGTCAACGCTCAACCACCCCCAAAACGACCGCAGCCAGCGTCCGCTTTGAACGCTGGCTGCGTGGATCGAATCTGCTCGTTCCGGGCTTCGAGACCGCCCGGAGGTCATGTCGCGAATCTAGGCCGTCAACGCCTGTGCGTCGCTCTGCCCGCGAAGCCGCCGGGTGATATCTTCCATCCGGTCCTTCAGCTGGAGCTTCCGCTTCTTGATGGTGGCCTGCTCGACTTGTTCGGGTTCCGAAAGGTAGGTCT
This genomic interval from Acidobacteriota bacterium contains the following:
- a CDS encoding phosphatidylserine decarboxylase — protein: MSIDRAGWPFILTPVLIGSVSAATGFWVPAVVLVALASFMVFFFRDPDRLVPGEQGLVIAPADGRVLIAGDADPTVAPPGVWTQVSVFLSPIDVHINRIPVGGRVAKIEYKPGRFLAAYRWEAASANERNDIWIDHAGEMVVCRQVVGVLARRLVCRTRVGDEVRTGDRYGLMKFGSRIDLFLPRHVRLRVGKGDRIRGGETVVASW
- a CDS encoding DUF465 domain-containing protein — its product is MTADAPDLTSTLLQNDDEFRQLTTKHKELEHRLSELAHKTYLSEPEQVEQATIKKRKLQLKDRMEDITRRLRGQSDAQALTA